From the Ictalurus furcatus strain D&B chromosome 19, Billie_1.0, whole genome shotgun sequence genome, one window contains:
- the nr2c1 gene encoding nuclear receptor subfamily 2 group C member 1: MAGESPRIQLVSAEGGLQIVTDQQLGQKLQIVTAYDQAGAGKQQFILANVDYPNQDKLLLKHESSPGKVILTSADGSAVNQLLFTSPDLAGQQIQFVTEGTDQSSVKPVVEYCVVCGDKASGRHYGAVSCEGCKGFFKRSIRKNLVYTCRGSGECVINKHHRNRCQYCRLQRCMALGMKQDSVQCERKPVEVTREKPANCAPSIEKIYIRKNLCSPLAALPTFVNEKETARSTNVLNSNMLLNIQQSLSKLDNTILIPSSPDLNDESQGDLSTLANVVTSLAHMSKSREATDNSADHSGLESMSTEGGSVTDIQPDEQNSSEITQAFDSLAKVLHPDDGNSYTVEGSVSEEQSATMLELEGPLLSDMHVPFKLMMPLPVPEFLNLNYICESASRLLFLSMHWARSIPAFQALGPENGITLIKACWNELFALGLAQCAQVMNVEMILSAIVSHLQSNLEEEKLSAERVKQVMEHIWRMQEFCNSMNRVSPDAYEYAYLKATVLFSPDYAGMDSTLQIERFQEKAYMELQDYVSRVYPEDTYRLSKLLLRLPALRLMSAAVTEELFFAGLIGNVQIDSIIPYILKMDSTDYNSQSAGTTE, translated from the exons ATGGCAGGAGAAAGTCCCAGAATTCAGCTGGTGTCAGCAGAAGGAGGTCTGCAG ATCGTGACAGACCAGCAGCTGGGTCAAAAGCTCCAGATAGTAACGGCGTATGATCAGGCAGGAGCCGGCAAGCAGCAGTTCATATTAGCCAACGTGGATTATCCCAATCAGGACAAACTTCTCCTAAAGCACGAGAGCTCACCAGGGAAAGTCATCCTGACTTCAGCTGATGGCTCAGCTGTCAATCAACTGCTCTTCACATCACCTGATCTGGCAGGTCAGCAGATCCAG TTTGTCACCGAGGGAACAGACCAAAGCTCTGTTAAGCCTGTGGTAGAgtactgtgtggtgtgtggagaCAAAGCTTCAG GTCGTCACTATGGGGCAGTGAGCTGTGAAGGctgcaaaggctttttcaaGCGAAGCATCCGCAAGAACCTTGTGTACACGTGCCGCGGTTCAGGAGAGTGTGTGATCAATAAGCATCACCGCAACCGCTGCCAATACTGCAGACTGCAGCGCTGCATGGCTCTCGGCATGAAACAGGACT CCGTGCAGTGCGaaaggaagccagtggaggtgACGAGGGAAAAGCCGGCCAACTGCGCCCCCTCCATCGAGAAGATCTACATTCGCAAGAACCTCTGCAGCCCCCTGGCCGCCTTGCCCACCTTCGTCAACGAGAAAGAGACCGCCAG GTCCACCAATGTGTTAAACTCCAACATGCTTCTGAACATCCAGCAGTCTCTGTCCAAGTTAGACAACACAATCCTCATCCCCTCCTCACCAGACCTG AATGACGAATCTCAGGGTGATCTCAGCACGCTGGCGAACGTGGTCACGTCTCTGGCCCACATGAGCAAGAGCCGCGAGGCGACGGACAACAGCGCCGACCACTCGGGACTGGAGAGCATGAGCACTGAGGGTGGCTCTGTGACCGATATCCAACCGGACGAGCAGAATTCCAGCGAAATCACTCA agccTTCGACTCGTTGGCCAAAGTTCTGCATCCAGACGATGGGAACAGTTACACCGTAGAGGGGAGTGTTTCGGAGGAGCAGAGCGCCACCATGCTGGAGTTGGAAGGGCCATTGCTTTCTGACATGCACGTGCCTTTtaag ctgatgaTGCCCTTGCCTGTGCCGGAGTTCCTTAATTTGAACTACATCTGTGAGTCGGCCTCTCGCCTGTTGTTCCTATCCATGCACTGGGCACGCTCCATTCCCGCCTTCCAGGCTCTcgg gccAGAGAACGGGATCACTCTAATAAAGGCGTGTTGGAATGAGCTGTTTGCTTTGGGCTTGGCTCAGTGTGCTCAGGTCATGAACGTGGAGATGATCCTCAGTGCCATCGTCAGCCACCTGCAGAGCAATCTGGAAGAAG AGAAACTCTCGGCGGAGAGAGTAAAGCAGGTGATGGAGCACATCTGGCGAATGCAGGAGTTCTGCAACAGCATGAATCGTGTGAGCCCTGATGCTTATGAGTACGCCTACCTCAAAGCCACGGTCCTCTTCAGCCCAG ATTACGCTGGAATGGACAGCACTCTTCAGATCGAGCGCTTCCAGGAGAAGGCGTACATGGAGCTGCAGGACTACGTCAGCAGGGTGTACCCAGAAGACACTTATCG